A single Lactuca sativa cultivar Salinas chromosome 8, Lsat_Salinas_v11, whole genome shotgun sequence DNA region contains:
- the LOC111896077 gene encoding probable serine/threonine-protein kinase PBL3, which yields MGNGISKLNLNCHVKNSIGEQNLYELDDFHSHKLDHYCYKVLKAATGKFCNKNLAGQGGCGDVYKGWIDYRAKDSAKPGHGLTVAVKRIKKEGVQGIDEWRNELKILSSFKHPNVVKLLGYCAEGMHRMLVFEFISNGSLEENLSRECSMELNWRKRIKIAKGLARGLEYLHTMDRPVIHRDIKSANILLDNDFNPKIADFGLSRFGPQGDKSHVSTLVLGSKGYFAPEYIGTGHLTLKTDVYSLGVVLLEILSGLKAVKRYPNGKLTELAHWARPYLNDRKELHCVIDKRIVKNLDVEEANEFATIIQQCLSVDPRKRPTMTQVLHSLDRLERNMDRWNYNFGNGHVLTKQYHNIL from the exons ATGGGAAATGGTATAAGCAAACTCAATCTAAATTGTCATGTCAAAAATTCCATTGGAGAACAAAACCTCTATGAACTCGACGACTTTCATTCTCATAAACTCGATCATTATTGTTACAAAGTTTTAAAAGCAGCCACAGGGAAGTTTTGCAACAAGAATCTAGCAGGACAAGGAGGTTGTGGTGATGTTTATAAAGGGTGGATAGATTATCGCGCAAAAGATTCTGCAAAACCAGGACATGGTTTAACTGTTGCTGTTAAAAGGATCAAGAAGGAAGGTGTTCAAGGCATAGATGAATGGAGg AATGAATTGAAGATTTTGAGTAGTTTTAAACATCCAAATGTAGTGAAACTGTTGGGATATTGTGCTGAAGGTATGCACAGGATGCTAGTGTTTGAGTTCATATCTAATGGAAGCTTGGAGGAGAATCTTTCAAGAG AATGCAGTATGGAACTTAACTGGAGAAAAAGAATCAAAATAGCTAAAGGGTTAGCACGAGGTCTCGAGTATCTTCACACCATGGACAGACCCGTCATCCATCGCGACATTAAATCCGCCAATATTCTTCTTGATAAT GATTTCAATCCAAAGATTGCAGATTTTGGGCTCTCAAGATTCGGGCCACAGGGTGACAAATCACATGTCTCAACCTTGGTTCTTGGAAGTAAAGGCTACTTTGCACCCGAGTACATTGGCACAGGTCATTTGACATTGAAAACAGATGTTTATAGCTTAGGGGTTGTACTTTTGGAGATCCTTTCAGGGTTAAAAGCGGTTAAAAGGTATCCAAATGGAAAGTTAACAGAACTTGCTCATTGGGCTAGACCATATCTTAATGATAGAAAAGAACTACATTGTGTGATTGATAAAAGGATTGTAAAGAATTTGGATGTTGAAGAAGCTAATGAGTTTGCTACCATTATTCAACAATGCCTTAGTGTAGATCCAAGAAAACGTCCAACAATGACGCAAGTTTTGCATAGTTTAGATCGGCTAGAACGGAATATGGATAGATGGAATTATAATTTCGGCAATGGACATGTACTTACAAAACAATACCATAATATTTTGTGA
- the LOC111896061 gene encoding probable serine/threonine-protein kinase PBL3 — MGNCLNSSSAQVDTTLSSHASGTSKNVSKSSYSGPSSLTISSYSEMSSASSLQTPRSEGEILLSPSVKPFSFIELKNATRNFRPDSVLGEGGFGCVFKGWIDEFTLTASKPGSGMIIAVKKLKPEGYQGHKEWLTEVKYLGQLRHPNLVKLVGYCSEGDSRLLVYEFMPKGSLENHLFRRGPQPLPWATRLKVAIGAARGLAFLHDAEEQVIYRDFKASNILLDAEFNAKLSDFGLAKAGPTGDKTHVSTQVMGTQGYAAPEYIATGRLTAKSDVYSFGVVLLELLSGRRALDKQKTGIEQDLVEWAKPYLGDKRKLFRIMDTKLEGQYPQKAAYTAATLASQCLNLEPKTRPRMSQVLSSLEELQASKGASKDHHKVMSSPVGKSPMRQVPHHRQSPRNLTPLASPLPHHRQSLQVR, encoded by the exons ATGGgtaattgcttgaattcttctTCAGCTCAAGTAGATACCACTCTCAGCTCCCATGCTTCGG GAACCTCAAAAAATGTGAGTAAAAGTTCGTACTCTGGTCCTTCAAGCCTGACCATTTCATCTTACAGTGAGATGAGCAGTGCCTCAAGTCTTCAAACCCCAAGATCCGAAGGTGAAATACTATTATCACCAAGTGTAAAACCCTTCTCATTCATCGAATTAAAGAACGCCACTAGAAACTTCCGCCCAGATAGTGTTCTTGGTGAAGGAGGATTTGGTTGCGTTTTCAAAGGCTGGATCGATGAATTCACTCTTACTGCTTCAAAACCCGGATCTGGAATGATCATTGCTGTTAAAAAGCTTAAACCAGAGGGTTATCAAGGACATAAAGAGTGGCTC ACAGAAGTGAAGTATCTAGGGCAATTACGTCATCCAAATTTGGTTAAACTTGTTGGGTATTGCTCAGAGGGCGATAGTAGGCTCTTGGTTTATGAATTCATGCCTAAAGGAAGCTTGGAGAATCATCTTTTTAGAC GAGGCCCTCAACCACTTCCATGGGCAACAAGGCTCAAAGTGGCAATAGGAGCTGCAAGAGGCCTTGCTTTTCTTCATGATGCTGAAGAACAAGTTATATATCgtgatttcaaggcttctaataTCCTACTTGATGCG GAATTCAATGCAAAACTATCCGATTTTGGTTTGGCTAAAGCAGGTCCAACTGGTGATAAGACTCATGTTTCAACTCAAGTAATGGGCACTCAAGGGTATGCAGCACCAGAATACATTGCTACAG GAAGATTAACAGCAAAAAGTGATGTATACAGCTTTGGGGTTGTTTTATTAGAACTATTATCTGGAAGACGTGCTCTTGATAAACAAAAGACTGGTATAGAACAAGATCTTGTTGAATGGGCAAAACCATATTTAGGGGACAAAAGAAAGTTATTTAGGATTATGGACACTAAATTGGAAGGACAATACCCTCAAAAAGCTGCTTACACTGCTGCAACTcttgcttcacaatgccttaacTTAGAGCCTAAAACAAGACCTCGAATGTCTCAAGTTTTAAGTAGTCTAGAAGAGCTACAAGCCTCAAAAGGTGCTTCAAAAGATCATCATAAAGTTATGTCTAGTCCGGTTGGGAAATCACCAATGAGACAAGTGCCACATCATCGCCAAAGTCCACGTAATTTGACACCCTTGGCATCTCCATTGCCACATCATCGCCAAAGTTTACAAGTAAGATGA